In one window of Solanum pennellii chromosome 2, SPENNV200 DNA:
- the LOC107011785 gene encoding lactoylglutathione lyase GLX1, with translation MAEGSAPAVPSTELLEWAKKDKRRMLHAVYRVGDLERTIKFYTECFGMKLLRQRDIPEEKYSNAFLGFGPEESHFVVELTYNYGVDKYDIGTGFGHFAIATPDVYKLVEEIKAKGGTVTREPGPVKGGSSVIAFVKDPDGYLFEIIQRESTPEPLCQVMLRVGDLERAIKFYEKALGMQVVKKVDRPEHKYTIAMMGYAPEKETTVIELTYNYGVTEYTKGNAYAQIAIGTDDVYKSAEVVNLAIQELGGKITRQPGSIPGLNTKITSFLDPDGWKTVLVDNKDFLKELESSK, from the exons ATGGCGGAAGGAAGTGCACCAGCAGTACCAAGTACTGAGTTGTTGGAGTGGGCAAAGAAAGATAAGCGCAGAATGTTGCATGCTGTATATCGTGTCGGTGACCTTGAACGTACCATCAA GTTTTACACAGAATGTTTTGGGATGAAATTGTTGAGGCAGAGAGATATTCCAGAGGAGAAGTATTCGAATGCTTTTCTTGGTTTTGGCCCTGAAGAGTCTCACTTTGTGGTTGAGTTGACATATA ATTATGGAGTTGATAAGTATGACATCGGAACCGGCTTTGGGCATTTTGCTATTGCCACACCAGAT GTTTACAAACTGGTTGAGGAGATAAAGGCCAAGGGTGGAACTGTCACAAGGGAGCCTGGTCCTGTCAAAGGTGGATCTAGTGTTATTGCTTTTGTCAAAGATCCTGATGGCTACCTATTTGAAATCATCCAGAGAGAGTCTACTCCTGAACCACTTTGCCAAGTGATGCTTCGTGTGGGGGATCTTGAACGTGCTATCAAATTCTACGAAAAG GCACTTGGGATGCAAGTGGTGAAGAAAGTTGATAGACCAGAGCATAAG TATACCATTGCTATGATGGGATATGCTCCAGAGAAGGAGACGACTGTTATTGAGTTGACATACAACTATGGTGTGACTGAATACACAAAGGGAAATGCATACGCACAG ATTGCAATAGGCACTGATGATGTCTACAAAAGCGCTGAGGTTGTCAATCTTGCTATCCAAGAGCTCGGAGGAAAGATAACTAGACAGCCAGGATCAATTCCTGGACTCAACACCAAGATAACTTCATTTCTGGATCCAGATGGCTGGAAAACA GTGCTGGTTGACAATAAGGATTTTCTGAAGGAGCTAGAATCGTCCAAGTAA
- the LOC107011261 gene encoding 5'-adenylylsulfate reductase 3, chloroplastic-like — translation MAFTFTSSSAIHGSLSSSSSSYEHPKVSQLGTFQPLDRPQLLSSTVLNSRRRSAVKPLYAEPKRNDSIVPSAATIVAPEVGESVEAEDFEKLAKELQNASPLEVMDKALEKFGDDIAIAFSGAEDVALIEYAHLTGRPYRVFSLDTGRLNPETYQLFDTVEKHYGIRIEYMFPDSVEVQALVRTKGLFSFYEDGHQECCRVRKVRPLRRALKGLRAWITGQRKDQSPGTRSEIPIVQVDPSFEGLDGGAGSLVKWNPVANVDGKDIWNFLRAMNVPVNSLHSQGYVSIGCEPCTRPVLPGQHEREGRWWWEDAKAKECGLHKGNIKDETVNGAAQTNGTATVADIFDTKDIVTLSKPGVENLLKLEDRREPWLVVLYAPWCQFCQAMEGSYVELAEKLAGSGVKVGKFRADGDQKAFAQQELQLGSFPTILFFPKHSSKAIKYPSEKRDVDSLLAFVNALR, via the exons ATGGCTTTCACTTTCACTTCTTCATCTGCAATTCATGGCTCTTtgtcttcttcatcttcttcttatGAACATCCCAAAG TATCCCAATTGGGTACCTTTCAGCCATTGGATAGGCCTCAACTATTGTCGTCGACTGTTTTGAATTCTCGGAGGCGTTCGGCAGTGAAGCCATTGTATGCTGAACCTAAGAGGAATGATTCAATAGTTCCGTCAGCAGCTACCATCGTGGCTCCTG AGGTAGGAGAGAGTGTTGAGGCAGAGGACTTTGAGAAATTGGCTAAGGAGCTTCAAAATGCTTCCCCTCTTGAGGTTATGGACAAAGCACttgagaaatttggagatgacattGCTATTGCTTTCAG TGGTGCTGAAGATGTTGCTTTGATAGAGTACGCACATTTAACTGGACGACCATACAGAGTATTCAGCCTTGATACTGGGAGGTTGAACCCGGAGACATACCAATTATTTGACACAGTGGAGAAGCACTATGGCATTCGCATTGAATACATGTTCCCTGATTCAGTTGAAGTTCAGGCCTTGGTTAGGACCAAAGGGCTTTTCTCTTTCTATGAGGATGGCCACCAAGAGTGTTGCCGTGTAAGGAAGGTTAGGCCTTTGAGGAGAGCTCTAAAGGGCTTACGCGCCTGGATCACAGGCCAGCGTAAAGATCAGTCCCCTGGAACTCGATCAGAAATCCCCATTGTTCAGGTGGACCCTTCTTTTGAGGGGTTGGATGGCGGTGCTGGTAGCTTGGTGAAGTGGAACCCTGTGGCTAATGTGGACGGAAAAGATATTTGGAATTTCCTGCGTGCCATGAATGTGCCTGTGAACTCATTGCATTCTCAAGGATATGTATCCATTGGATGCGAACCTTGCACAAGGCCAGTTCTACCAGGGCAACACGAGAGAGAGGGAAGATGGTGGTGGGAAGATGCCAAGGCCAAGGAGTGTGGCTTGCACAAGGGCAACATCAAGGATGAAACTGTAAATGGCGCTGCCCAAACAAATGGTACTGCTACTGTTGCTGATATTTTTGATACCAAGGACATTGTTACCTTGAGTAAGCCTGGAGTTGAGAACCTACTAAAATTGGAAGACCGAAGAGAGCCTTGGCTCGTTGTTCTTTATGCACCTTGGTGCCAATTTTGCCAGGCAATGGAAGGATCCTATGTTGAATTGGCTGAGAAGTTGGCTGGTTCTGGTGTGAAAGTAGGGAAATTCAGGGCAGATGGTGACCAGAAAGCATTTGCACAACAAGAATTGCAGCTTGGCAGCTTCCCTACAATACTCTTCTTCCCAAAGCACTCTTCAAAGGCCATTAAGTACCCTTCAGAGAAGAGGGACGTGGACTCCTTGCTGGCTTTTGTGAATGCTCTCAGATGA
- the LOC107011211 gene encoding ataxin-10 isoform X2, producing the protein MDDKVVTMDDQIVSELTIPENVAKELLLVSNSSSLETALDKLIELSKERGGRLDLSSKNVVTTVLHLCHSLSSISYRNLLLLSLKVLRNLCAGEIRNQNDFLQQRGVEIVLDVIMSVGLSPDPDCMIIRVGLQLLGNYSVGGGERQCDVWYQLFPHKFLKIARVRNQEICDPLCMVIYTCCDGTDGLLTDLCSQQGLPILFEILRTALAVGLKEVWLKLLLSKLCIEGSHISSIFFKLHSYPSVENNGVVAHVADQFVIEQPYLLSILSEILNERVEHIVVSHDFARSIFGILKSASGVVDFSIRGKSDLPVGSAPIDVLGYSLTIMRDICASDHLSSSKEESSRDVVDVLVSSGLIEFLLNLLRDLEPPTTIRKAMKQDQIKEGTIPSSFRCCPYQGFRRDIVAILGNCAYRRRHVQDEIRDKNGILLLLQQCVIDEDNPFLREWGIWCVRNLLEGNAENQGAITDLELQGTVDVPELVRLGLRVEVDPVTRRTKLVNSS; encoded by the exons ATGGATGATAAAGTTGTTACTATGGATGATCAAATTGTATCAGAGCTTACAATTCCAGAAAATGTTGCCAAAGAATTATTACTTGTGTCAAACTCATCTTCTTTAGAAACGGCACTCGACAAGCTGATAGAACTTTCCAAGGAGCGGGGTGGACGGTTAGATCTGTCGTCCAAGAATGTTGTCACCACTGTCCTCCATCTCTGCCACTCTCTGTCATCTATCTCTTACCGTAACCTCCTTTTATTGTCTCTTAAGGTACTTAGAAATCTGTGTGCTGGGGAGATAAGAAATCAGAATGACTTTCTTCAACAAAGAGGAGTTGAAATTGTCTTGGATGTTATTATGTCTGTAGGACTTTCTCCTGATCCTGATTGTATGATTATTCGAGTTGGGCTGCAACTTCTAGGAAACTACTCAGTGGGTGGAGGAGAACGTCAATGTGATGTGTGGTACCAATTGTTTCCTCATAAGTTCTTGAAGATTGCTAGAGTTAGAAACCAGGAAATATGTGATCCTTTATGTATGGTCATTTACACTTGCTGTGATGGTACGGATGGACTGCTTACCGATTTATGTTCACAGCAAGGGTTGCCCATTCTGTTTGAAATTTTGCGTACTGCATTAGCCG TTGGTCTTAAAGAAGTTTGGTTGAAGTTGTTACTCTCAAAACTTTGCATTGAGGGCTCCCACATCTCatcaattttcttcaaattacaTTCATATCCTTCCGTTGAGAACAATGGTGTTGTTGCACATGTAGCTGATCAGTTTGTTATTGAGCAGCCTTATCTCTTGAGTATACTTTCAGAAATCTTGAATGAACGAGTAGAGCATATTGttgtttctcatgattttgCTCGAAGTATCTTTGGGATATTGAAGAGTGCTTCTGGGGTTGTTGATTTTTCAATAAGAGGGAAAAGTGATCTTCCAGTGGGGTCTGCTCCTATTGATGTTCTAGGATACTCTCTCACCATCATGAGAGATATTTGCGCTTCTGATCACTTATCAAGCTCGAAGGAAGAAAGTTCAAGGGATGTTGTGGACGTACTTGTTTCCTCTGGGCTTATTGAATTTCTTTTGAACTTGCTTCGGGATCTTGAACCTCCAACGACAATTAGGAAAGCAATGAAGCAGGATCAGATCAAGGAGGGGACAATACCTTCTTCATTTAGGTGTTGTCCATACCAAGGTTTCCGGAGAGATATTGTTGCCATCCTTGGAAATTGTGCTTATAGGAGAAGGCATGTCCAAGATGAGATTAGGGATAAAAATGGGATCCTTTTACTGCTACAACAGTGTGTTATAGATGAAGATAATCCATTCTTAAGGGAGTGGGGAATCTGGTGTGTGCGAAACCTATTGGAAGGGAATGCAGAAAACCAAGGGGCTATTACTGATTTGGAGCTTCAAGGAACCGTAGATGTTCCAGAACTTGTTAGACTTGGGCTTCGAGTAGAAGTTGATCCCGTAACTCGACGCACAAAGCTTGTGAATTCCTCATGA
- the LOC107011211 gene encoding glucan endo-1,3-beta-glucosidase 1 isoform X1 has translation MANTKNFPPFFFFFVLFCCCFFSTSSSNFAPEIKVQQDKDEPYVGVNIGTDVSNLLSPADLVAFLQLQKITHIRLYDADPDILKALAKTKIRVIISVPNNQILAIGSSNTTAAAWIGRNVAAYYPETLITAIAVGDEILTTVPSSAPLLMPAIESLYSALVAANLHNQIKISTPNAASIILDPFPPSQAFFNQSMSSVLSKLLQFCSRTESPLMMNLYPYYVFMQNKGVVPIDNSLFKPLTPSKEMVDPNTLLHYTNVLDAMIDSVYFSMKNLNITDVLVLVTESGWPSKGDSKEPYATIDNADTYNSNLIKHIIDRSGTPLHPEITSSVYIYELFNEDLRSPPLSEANWGLFHGNSTPVYLLHVSGSGTFLANDTTNQTYCIAMDGVDKRTMQAALDWACGPGRANCSEIQPGESCYQPNDVKNHASYAFDSYYQKEGGSPSSCDFKGVAMITTTDPSHGSCIFPGSKKVSNKTSEVVNATQPSGANTIRFLGAQTSKFDKNVHVLFGVALCLFYYSLIQVQLSFLAEIFLFV, from the exons ATGGCAAATACTAAAAACTTCcctcctttcttcttcttctttgtcctCTTCTGTTGCTGCTTCTTCTCCACTTCAAGTTCAAATTTCGCACCAG AGATAAAAGTGCAGCAAGACAAAGATGAGCCATATGTGGGAGTGAACATAGGTACAGATGTTTCCAATTTGCTTTCACCTGCAGACTTGGTTGCTTTTTTGCAATTACAGAAGATAACTCATATAAGGCTTTATGATGCTGACCCTGATATACTCAAAGCACTAGCTAAGACCAAAATAAGAGTGATTATTAGTGTGCCTAACAACCAAATTCTTGCTATTGGGTCCTCTAATACTACTGCAGCTGCCTGGATTGGGCGCAATGTGGCAGCTTATTACCCTGAAACTCTTATCACTGCAATAGCAGTTGGGGATGAAATCTTGACCACTGTGCCAAGTTCAGCTCCTTTGCTTATGCCAGCAATTGAGTCACTTTATAGTGCTTTAGTGGCTGCAAATTTGCATAACCAAATCAAGATTTCAACCCCAAATGCTGCTTCCATTATTCTTGACCCTTTTCCACCTTCCCAAGCTTTTTTCAATCAGTCCATGAGCTCTGTCCTTTCTAAGTTATTGCAGTTTTGTTCAAGGACAGAGTCACCTCTGATGATGAATTTGTACCCTTATTATGTGTTTATGCAGAATAAAGGGGTTGTTCCTATAGACAACTCTCTTTTCAAGCCCTTGACACCTTCTAAAGAGATGGTGGATCCTAATACTTTGCTTCATTACACCAATGTGCTTGATGCAATGATTGATTCAGTCTATTTTTCCATGAAAAATCTTAATATTACAGATGTGCTAGTTCTTGTTACAGAGTCAGGATGGCCTTCAAAGGGGGATTCTAAAGAGCCTTATGCTACAATTGACAATGCTGATACTTATAACTCGAATTTAATTAAGCATATAATTGATCGTAGTGGTACACCATTGCATCCGGAGATTACTTCTAGTGTATACATATATGAGTTATTCAATGAGGATTTGAGGTCACCCCCATTGTCCGAGGCAAATTGGGGGCTATTCCATGGGAATTCAACGCCTGTTTACCTGCTTCATGTGTCTGGAAGTGGTACATTCTTGGCTAATGACACCACTAACCAAACGTATTGCATAGCAATGGATGGGGTTGATAAGAGGACAATGCAGGCAGCTTTAGATTGGGCTTGTGGACCGGGGAGGGCAAATTGCTCTGAAATTCAGCCAGGGGAGAGTTGTTATCAGCCTAATGATGTGAAGAACCATGCTTCATATGCATTTGATAGCTATTATCAGAAAGAAGGGGGATCTCCTAGTTCTTGTGACTTCAAGGGAGTGGCCATGATCACCACAACTGATCCAA GTCACGGGAGTTGTATATTTCCAGGAAG TAAGAAAGTAAGCAATAAAACAAGCGAGGTAGTGAACGCGACACAACCAAGTGGAGCAAACACAATAAGGTTTCTTGGAGCACAGACAAGTAAATTTGACAAGAATGTGCATGTTTTATTTGGTGTTGCCTTGTGCTTGTTTTATTATTCATTGATTCAGGTACAATTAAGTTTTTTAGCTgaaatctttttatttgtttaa
- the LOC107008622 gene encoding L-ascorbate oxidase homolog: MREKSLNVHCSFIFAIILVLVTTLQCIYADNPYRYYTWKITYGDIYPLGVKQQGILINGQFPGPQIDCVTNDNLIISVYNYLSEPFLISWNGIQQRRNSWQDGVYGTTCPILPGKNFTYTLQAKDQIGSYFYFPSLAMHKAAGGYGAIRVYSRPRIPVPFAPPAHDFTVLAGDLYKRSHRQLKYILDSGHDLPLPDGLIINGRGWNGYTFTVDQGKTYRFRISNVGIATSINFRIQGHTMKLVEVEGSHTLQTTYTSLDIHLGQSYSVLVTANQPPKDYYVVVSSRFTTRVLTTTAVLHYSNSWTKVSGPPPRGPTTQINWSLYQARSIRWNLTASGPRPNPQGSYHYGLIKPSRTIMLANSAPYINGKQRYAVNSVSYTDPDTPLKLADHFNIGGVFNLGSISDQPYNGNAYIGTPVMAANFRSYVEIIFQNWEKTVQSWHIDGYSFFVVGMDGGQWTPANRAHYNLRDTIARCTVQVYPKSWTAIYMALDNVGMWNIRSENWSRRYLGQQFYLRVYSPANSWRDELPIPKNAILCGKARGHRTRPL; the protein is encoded by the exons ATGAGGGAGAAGAGCCTTAATGTTCATTGTTCTTTCATTTTCGCTATTATTCTTGTGTTAGTTACTACTTTACAATGTATATATGCTGACAATCCTTATCGATACTACACTTGGAAAATCACTTACGGAGATATTTACCCTTTGGGTGTCAAACAACAG GGGATCTTGATAAATGGGCAGTTTCCAGGGCCACAGATTGATTGTGTAACAAATGACAATTTGATTATCAGTGTCTATAACTACTTGAGTGAACCTTTTCTCATTTCTTG GAATGGTATACAACAAAGGAGGAACTCATGGCAAGATGGAGTTTATGGCACAACTTGTCCAATTCTACCTGGAAAAAACTTCACTTATACCCTCCAAGCAAAAGACCAGATAGGTAGTTATTTCTACTTCCCATCACTTGCAATGCACAAGGCAGCAGGAGGATATGGTGCCATCAGAGTCTATAGCCGTCCTCGAATTCCAGTACCTTTCGCTCCACCTGCTCATGATTTCACTGTACTAGCTGGAGACTTGTACAAGAGAAGTCACAGG CAACTGAAGTACATTTTAGATAGTGGTCATGATCTTCCGTTACCTGATGGTCTTATTATCAATGGTCGAGGATGGAACGGATACACATTTACAGTTGATCAAG GTAAGACATATAGGTTCAGGATATCTAATGTGGGGATTGCGACATCAATTAATTTCAGAATTCAAGGGCACACGATGAAACTGGTTGAAGTTGAGGGATCACATACACTTCAGACAACCTACACTTCACTTGACATCCATCTAGGACAATCTTATTCAGTTTTAGTCACTGCCAATCAGCCTCCAAAGGACTACTACGTCGTGGTCTCTTCACGATTCACCACACGAGTGCTAACCACTACTGCCGTTCTTCACTACAGCAACTCATGGACAAAAGTCTCTGGACCTCCCCCTAGAGGGCCTACTACTCAAATAAATTGGTCCCTTTACCAGGCCAGATCTATTCG TTGGAATCTCACTGCAAGTGGACCAAGGCCTAATCCTCAAGGTTCTTATCATTATGGATTGATCAAGCCTTCGCGCACAATCATGCTTGCCAACTCTGCTCCATATATAAATGGCAAACAGAGATATGCTGTCAACAGTGTTTCGTACACTGATCCGGACACCCCACTAAAGCTGGCTGATCACTTCAACATTGGAGGAGTGTTCAACCTTGGTAGTATCTCCGACCAGCCTTACAATGGAAATGCCTATATTGGAACCCCAGTTATGGCGGCTAACTTCAGATCTTACGTTGAGATCATTTTCCAAAATTGGGAGAAAACTGTCCAATCATGGCATATTGATGGCTATTCTTTCTTTGTTGTCGG TATGGATGGTGGACAATGGACTCCAGCAAATAGAGCACACTACAACTTAAGGGACACAATTGCACGTTGCACCGTCCAG GTGTATCCTAAGTCATGGACCGCAATATACATGGCATTGGACAATGTAGGAATGTGGAACATAAGGTCTGAGAATTGGTCAAGGAGGTACTTGGGTCAACAATTCTACTTAAGAGTTTACTCCCCAGCCAATTCATGGAGAGATGAACTCCCAATACCAAAAAATGCTATTCTTTGTGGCAAAGCTAGAGGTCATCGCACTAGGCCTCTTTGA